Proteins encoded within one genomic window of Oncorhynchus keta strain PuntledgeMale-10-30-2019 chromosome 12, Oket_V2, whole genome shotgun sequence:
- the LOC118391290 gene encoding nectin-3-like protein isoform X1, which translates to MFLPCLRNYPLHKRQHAVFIFLLYSLTGVGGSQVLVPQKVSAVLGKNVTLGCSVEVEANLSFTQSSWERRLPTGSVTVAVYNPVFGISIPPDYVRRLSFRSPSSHDATIVLEDVGFTDIGVYTCKVATFPLGNTQASTTVSVLVEPKVYVSAGSVALIDEGNETVVATCIAERALPPAEVSWETDLFGHSEVTMQDEANGTTSTQVHYLWQPTRHVQGQALTCVVRHPALHTDFRIPYQLNVEYAPDIVVVGYDGDWHVGRESVLLTCKAKANPPAHHFRWIRLDGDMPEGVEILNSTLLFLRPLQRNDSGVYRCEVANAINLRSRDLRIRIQDPPTTSMPSTTPAPVLTGSASSSTSVGDKQRVLFTSPTLAALPPANQLGTIVGGAVGGALFLLLLLVLGGVCYLRQRQTFRGDYYTKQYLGPSDMQKAPPQHELHPSKPANNVFVDKDREEWGDRERNHERDRERLHLHPTSTTIMNSHNHREPERQSNGRTKATRHGEHHDHDHLRSYPSPHQISHARYTAPPHPLSNGSPYLSDDCYDSGAEGDYVSHMDGSVISRREWYV; encoded by the exons GTGTGGGGGGCAGTCAGGTGTTGGTGCCCCAGAAGGTGAGTGCTGTATTGGGGAAGAACGTGACGttgggctgtagtgtggaggtggaggcCAACCTGAGTTTTACCCAGAGTTCCTGGGAGCGTCGGCTGCCCACAGGCTCGGTGACGGTGGCGGTGTACAATCCCGTGTTCGGTATCTCCATCCCCCCGGACTACGTTCGCCGCCTGTCCTTCCGCTCACCCTCCTCCCATGACGCCACCATCGTACTGGAGGACGTGGGCTTCACAGACATTGGAGTGTACACCTGCAAGGTGGCCACCTTCCCCCTGGGCAACACACAGGCCTCCACCACTGTCAGTGTGCTTG tggaGCCCAAGGTGTATGTGTCGGCTGGCTCGGTGGCTCTGATCGATGAGGGCAATGAGACGGTGGTGGCTACCTGCATCGCTGAGCGGGCCCTCCCCCCTGCCGAAGTCTCCTGGGAGACGGACCTGTTTGGCCATTCAGAGGTGACGATGCAGGACGAGGCCAACGGCACCACCAGCACCCAAGTGCACTACCTGTGGCAGCCCACCCGCCACGTCCAGGGTCAAGCCCTCACCTGTGTGGTGCGCCATCCTGCCCTGCACACGGACTTTAGGATCCCCTACCAGCTCAATGTGGAGt ATGCCCCAGACATTGTGGTGGTAGGTTATGATGGTGACTGGCACGTGGGCCGCGAGAGCGTCCTGCTGACCTGCAAAGCCAAGGCAAACCCACCAGCCCACCACTTCAGATGGATCAG ACTGGACGGGGACATGCCAGAGGGGGTGGAGATACTGAACAGCACGTTGCTGTTTCTGAGGCCCCTCCAAAGAAATGACTCTGGAGTCTACAGGTGTGAGGTTGCCAATGCCATCAACCTACGCAGCAGGGACCTGCGGATACGCATACAAG ATCCTCCCACCACCTCCATGCCCTCCACCACCCCTGCGCCTGTCCTAACTggctctgcctcctcctccacctctgtggGAGACAAGCAACGGGTCCTCTTCACCTCCCCCACCCTGGCAGCCCTGCCCCCTGCCAACCAACTGGGCACCATCGTGGGCGGAGCTGTGGGCGGAGCCTtgttcctcctgctgctgctaGTGCTGGGCGGGGTCTGTTACCTCCGACAACGACAGACCTTCCGCGGGGACTACTACACCAAGCAGTACCTAGGGCCTTCAGACATGCAGAAGGCTCCTCCACAGCACGAGCTCCACCCCTCCAAGCCTGCCAATAACGTTTTTGTAGACAAGGACCGCGAGGAGTGGGGCGACCGCGAACGCAACCACGAGCGGGACCGTGAGCGCCTCCATCTGCATCCAACATCAACAACCATCATGAACAGCCACAACCACAGAGAGCCAGAGCGCCAGTCCAATGGCCGCACGAAAGCGACGAGACATGGAGAACACCATGACCACGACCACCTGCGTAGCTACCCCAGCCCCCACCAGATTAGCCATGCCAGATACACTGCCCCACCACACCCGCTGAGCAACGGTTCCCCTTACTTGTCGGATGACTGCTATGACAGTGGGGCCGAGGGGGACTATGTCTCTCATATGGATGGCTCCGTGATCTCACGCAGGGAGTGGTACGTctga